The Ziziphus jujuba cultivar Dongzao chromosome 7, ASM3175591v1 genome includes a region encoding these proteins:
- the LOC107423710 gene encoding fasciclin-like arabinogalactan protein 8 encodes MGALQPFFVVCLGLLAFNALVSAHNITELLAAFPEYSEYNNYLSQTKLDDEINSRQTITVLVFNNGAMSSLAGKHPLSVIKKALSLHVVLDYYDAQKLHQISKGTTLSTTLYQTTGNAPGNYGFVNITDLQGGKVSFGSAAPGSKLSSSYTKSVKQIPYNISVLEISEPIIAPGLLTAPAPSASDLNITGLLEKAGCKTFAALILSSGVIKTYQSAAEKGLTIFAPNDEAFKAKGVPDLTKLTNAETVSLLLYHSVAGYTPKGTLKSTTTPISTLATNGAGKYDLTVTHDGDSVVLHTGVDSSRLADTVLDATPFAIFTIDSVLLPTELFGKSPSPAPGPAPESSPSPAPVLAPSPAPASVEAPSPLGASPPAPPSDTPGGAPSDAPSAESENSTSTDAAGHVRAPALLILLVTVVATVISSIFLS; translated from the coding sequence ATGGGCGCGTTACAGCCCTTTTTCGTCGTCTGCCTCGGCCTCTTGGCCTTCAACGCCCTTGTTTCTGCCCACAACATCACCGAACTTCTCGCTGCCTTCCCGGAATACAGCGAGTACAACAACTACTTGAGCCAAACGAAGCTCGACGACGAAATCAACAGCCGCCAAACCATTACCGTCCTGGTCTTTAACAATGGAGCCATGTCCTCCCTCGCAGGCAAACACCCTCTCTCTGTCATCAAGAAGGCGCTCAGCCTCCACGTCGTTTTGGACTACTACGATGCCCAGAAGCTCCACCAAATCTCCAAGGGCACCACCCTCTCCACCACGCTTTACCAAACTACCGGAAATGCCCCTGGAAACTACGGTTTTGTCAACATTACCGATCTCCAAGGTGGCAAGGTTAGTTTCGGCTCGGCGGCTCCCGGCTCCAAGCTCTCTTCCAGCTACACCAAGTCCGTCAAGCAGATCCCCTACAATATCTCCGTCCTCGAGATCAGCGAGCCAATCATTGCTCCGGGGCTCCTAACTGCTCCGGCTCCGTCGGCTTCCGACCTCAACATTACGGGTTTGCTCGAGAAAGCTGGCTGCAAGACGTTCGCGGCTTTGATTCTTTCTAGCGGCGTCATTAAGACTTATCAGTCAGCGGCTGAGAAGGGTTTGACTATTTTTGCGCCGAACGATGAGGCTTTCAAGGCTAAGGGAGTTCCGGATCTGACCAAGCTCACCAACGCTGAGACGGTCTCGCTCTTGCTGTATCACTCCGTTGCTGGTTACACTCCCAAGGGCACTTTGAAGTCCACCACTACTCCGATCAGTACCTTGGCTACCAATGGTGCTGGAAAGTACGATTTGACTGTGACGCATGACGGTGACTCGGTGGTTCTACATACCGGCGTTGACTCATCTAGACTCGCCGACACTGTTCTCGATGCAACCCCATTCGCCATTTTCACAATCGACAGTGTGCTGCTTCCAACAGAGCTGTTCGGCAAATCTCCGTCACCGGCTCCGGGACCGGCACCGGAGTCATCTCCGTCACCTGCACCGGTTCTAGCTCCAAGTCCTGCTCCGGCGTCTGTTGAGGCTCCATCACCTCTTGGGGCTTCGCCACCGGCACCGCCATCGGACACGCCGGGAGGTGCTCCTTCTGATGCTCCGTCGGCCGAATCGGAGAACAGTACCTCGACGGATGCAGCTGGTCACGTGAGAGCTCCTGCATTGCTGATTCTACTGGTCACTGTGGTTGCAACTGTCATTTCCTCAATCTTCTTGTCCTGA